In Pelmatolapia mariae isolate MD_Pm_ZW linkage group LG2, Pm_UMD_F_2, whole genome shotgun sequence, one DNA window encodes the following:
- the bcorl1 gene encoding BCL-6 corepressor-like protein 1 translates to MQVDPTLMNVGDGGTVSREISAPNKASASMVGNPPQTLPPEFRGDVTLSQQNKTTPTKDCKTVKACPDNYNHSPELSPPQLPNNAPMSGLVLTSSEKRTDKRAETSKLKADGSGVFPTPQWSSGVKVSQEDSLSPCHSNVTSNKKSHSQTQSVQSVPPGFQCSTMFKPAQPVAFLPTANFSSPLCKMNLPPALGQIAALREATATQFQKESQPQSSGVAGPPLMRTYPYPLSVARTPAAEKKTGTSTSKLKSNHASSKNAKSVGEHKSLASVVASPAIALPLQHPSLTSAAPTHYTLSPTAAICCGSALANIASQSRMLNHVEKSNSIDKTTMGSLKTTPPATDDHTVCSVESRDVPLDLSAKSKRPKCLNDPPVTIMESHNNESNQREFLNSKKTHSANYGSALQYPILPNTHRNGSHQKQLNRSQNHQIPEAKPAWGKGSSQDSIKNIPGTYVGVASPILASTLRGKDGKGTFADEFQSFAKQEFISIIDQGEHLASGGKKPSCLMKGNQHAHSVKHVKNTSTTITKNCPSKGALTSALLSSTNAQIPQKCGPGKTAVPYSAPLVSPAWQQASHLTSSHQASSVHRKIIQGSPKTKGTAVTDSCKFPSAHHSPSKPEDDKWERMKSPLSNLASIVKQQALDTTTLTDEGHSQASPVASRKADGLNPLAGNQDIQSKHTSTFEYPPCWSVEKWPSAPSQGDFTQAMKRHDKANAAELLENNTDMHTGQGEHMRLQVKQGSSKPAGQSHLYGSSASTNGNRMESKLAQVLEGEILRKESGPSDSPPGDKLEGMAASILTGQCAGGGDKFEKKTNGTKEESPTKAKAAAVKQKKISPKKRAKEKSPTDALQKAAGRKKQETENTPTKVSSKKKKKQCAPVLEQSLSAGKLSPPTKEAIPREKISPSKAEQQTCNKSVPDSSPQTLETSASLISPAVSTKEAEATECSFPRLRRRRRRVDDARLDLWGFATPSPPPPPMPPPPVSPSPSLTLAQPVRRPRGRPRSNPLPERTLQGKGKTSGAEGDTPSRKKRRRCRNKKYQTGEYITEKDKLEDGEHLEESNSLIKDTGVPEVPQVERCPSPAAPSPEPLPKRPSVTRSGSVRYQESEESPECNDKPSGKRKCKSKHLCDSDEPKNKTKRCSLGKSSVSLTLDDDGADAKVPVSPSPAPKSLPSSPSKKKSSSGRSSGPDSPTKRPVPPEVRRLIVNKNAGETLLQRAARLGYQDVVQYCLEKDIREVNRRDNAGYTALHEASSRGWTQIVQMLLNNGADVNCSAQDGTRPLHDAVASDNLPIVWLLLNHGADPTLATYSGHTPVKLAHSASMKKFLTEYFTDLEGRNEQDPSLPWDFYSSSLFETDQEPCWDFLLSEQNQELEENVTGKTEQESDKDCLMFEFSSEPLLPCYHVQVSLTQGFCNWFLLMDVLKRLKMSARIFRARYPHLEVVSLSHAELWRQVSVSQVSSALASPYKSKTKEEEKEEDEDGLVDLVRCVPELQRLLGSSIHILQEDEEEEEEEEEAVTNTGKPHSR, encoded by the exons ATGCAG GTGGATCCCACACTAATGAATGTAGGGGATGGAGGCACGGTGAGCAGAGAGATCAGTGCTCCAAATAAAGCGTCTGCTAGCATGGTGGGAAATCCCCCCCAGACGCTCCCCCCTGAGTTCAGAGGAGATGTTACTCTCAGTCAGCAAAATAAGACAACTCCAACAAAAGACTGTAAGACTGTAAAAGCCTGCCCggacaactacaaccacagcccTGAACTTTCTCCACCTCAACTCCCCAACAATGCACCAATGTCCGGCTTGGTCCTCACCAGCTCAGAAAAGAGAACAGACAAAAGAGCAGAAACCTCTAAGCTCAAAGCTGATGGTTCTGGGGTCTTCCCCACTCCTCAGTGGTCAAGTGGTGTAAAAGTTAGCCAGGAGGATTCACTCAGCCCCTGTCACAGCAATGTGACATCCAATAAGAAATCCCATTCACAAACACAATCTGTGCAAAGTGTCCCACCTGGGTTTCAGTGCTCTACCATGTTTAAACCAGCCCAGCCTGTTGCCTTCCTTCCCACAGCAAATTTTTCCTCTCCACTTTGTAAAATGAATCTTCCACCAGCATTAGGTCAGATTGCAGCATTGAGAGAAGCCACAGCCACTCAGTTTCAGAAAGAAAGCCAGCCTCAAAGCTCAGGTGTTGCTGGGCCACCTCTCATGCGGACCTATCCCTACCCGTTGTCTGTGGCCCGGACTCCGGCTGCAGAGAAAAAGACGGGCACGTCGACCTCAAAACTCAAATCTAACCACGCATCAAGTAAGAATGCGAAATCTGTAGGAGAACATAAATCTTTAGCTTCTGTGGTAGCCTCACCAGCTATTGCCCTACCATTGCAACACCCATCATTAACTTCAGCTGCACCCACTCACTACACCTTGTCTCCGACTGCTGCCATTTGCTGTGGCTCTGCTCTGGCCAACATCGCCTCACAGAGCAGAATGCTGAACCATGTAGAGAAGAGCAACAGCATAGATAAGACAACCATGGGCTCTCTGAAAACCACACCTCCTGCAACAGACGACCACACAGTCTGCTCAGTTGAATCAAGAGATGTACCTCTTGATTTGTCCGCCAAATCAAAACGCCCTAAATGCTTAAATGACCCTCCTGTTACTATAATGGAATCCCACAATAATGAGTCAAATCAGAGAGAATTTCTGAATTCAAAGAAGACTCATTCTGCAAATTACGGCTCCGCTCTGCAATACCCCATCTTACCAAACACCCACCGAAATGGATCTCATCAAAAGCAATTAAATAGGTCTCAGAATCACCAGATCCCAGAGGCCAAACCAGCCTGGGGTAAGGGATCTTCACAAGATTCAATAAAAAACATCCCTGGTACATATGTAGGAGTTGCTAGTCCAATATTGGCTTCTACTCTAAGGGGCAAAGATGGAAAAGGGACGTTTGCGGATGAATTTCAGAGTTTTGCAAAGCAGGAGTTTATATCTATAATTGACCAAGGAGAACATCTGGCCTCAGGAGGAAAGAAGCCATCCTGTCTGATGAAGGGTAACCAACACGCTCACAGTGTCAAGCATGTTAAAAACACCAGCACAACCATAACTAAGAACTGTCCCTCAAAAGGAGCCTTAACCTCTGCGTTGTTAAGCTCAACCAATGCTCAAATTCCTCAGAAATGTGGGCCTGGCAAAACAGCAGTACCATACTCTGCTCCCCTTGTCAGTCCAGCTTGGCAGCAGGCATCTCATCTCACATCATCACATCAAGCTTCTTCTGTTCATCGAAAAATCATACAAGGATCTCCAAAGACTAAGGGCACCGCAGTTACAGACAGTTGTAAGTTTCCAAGTGCCCATCACAGCCCGTCCAAACCTGAGGATGATAAGTGGGAGAGAATGAAGTCTCCTCTGTCTAACCTTGCGTCCATTGTAAAGCAGCAAGCTCTTGATACAACAACACTGACGGATGAAGGTCATTCCCAAGCATCGCCTGTTGCATCACGAAAAGCTGATGGTCTGAATCCACTCGCGGGAAATCAAGACATACAATCTAAGCATACCTCTACTTTTGAATACCCACCATGCTGGTCTGTGGAAAAGTGGCCTAGTGCACCATCTCAAGGGGATTTTACTCAAGCTATGAAAAGACATGACAAGGCAAATGCTGCTGAGCTTTTGGAGAATAACACTGACATGCACACCGGTCAGGGAGAGCACATGAGACTTCAGGTGAAGCAAGGCTCCTCAAAGCCCGCAGGCCAGTCTCATCTCTACGGGAGCAGTGCATCAACAAATGGGAACAGAATGGAGAGTAAACTAGCCCAGGTGTTAGAGGGGGAGATATTGAGGAAAGAAAGTGGGCCGTCAGACAGTCCTCCTGGTGACAAATTGGAGGGCATGGCTGCATCTATTCTTACAGGCCAGTGTGCAGGGGGAGGCGACAAGTTTGAGAAGAAAACAAACGGAACCAAAGAGGAGTCGCCAACCAAAGCAAAAGCTGCTGCCGTCAAACAAAAGAAGATCAGTCCTAAGAAGCGAGCAAAGGAGAAATCTCCAACAGATGCATTACAGAAGGCTGCAGGAAGGAAAAAGCAAGAGACAGAAAATACTCCAACCAAAGTGTCCTCTAAAAAGAAG AAGAAACAATGTGCACCTGTGCTGGAGCAGAGTCTGTCAGcgggaaaactttcccctcCAACTAAAGAGGCGATTCCAAGGGAAAAGATCAGTCCCAGCAAGGCCGAGCAGCAAACCTGCAACAAATCAG TTCCAGATAGCAGTCCTCAGACTTTGGAGACTTCAGCATCTCTCATTAGTCCCGCCGTATCCACCAAGGAGGCCGAAGCCACAGAGTGCTCCTTCCCAAGACTGAGGCGAAGACGGCGGCGAGTTGATGACGCTCGACTTGACCTCTGGGGCTTTGCGACGCCCTCCCCTCCACCCCCGCCAATGCCTCCTCCCCCAGTATCCCCTTCACCCTCTCTGACTCTGGCCCAACCTGTTCGCCGTCCGAGAGGGAGGCCTCGATCAAATCCTCTGCCGGAACGTACGCTACAGGGCAAGGGAAAAACATCTGGCGCTGAGGGTGATACGCCATCTCGTAAGAAACGTCGGCGATGTCGTAATAAGAAGTATCAGACTGGGGAATACATCACAGAGAAAGACAAGCTGGAAGATGGAGAACACCTCGAAGAATCTAACTCTTTGATAAAGGACACTGGAGTCCCAGAAG TTCCACAGGTGGAACGTTGTCCAAGTCCCGCTGCCCCCAGTCCAGAGCCTCTTCCCAAGAGACCGTCAGTCACTCGCTCAGGATCGGTTCGCTACCAGGAGAGTGAAGAATCTCCAGAGTGCAATGATAAGCCTTCAGGGAAGAGGAAGTGCAAAAGCAAACACCTATGTGACAGTGATGAGCCGAAG AATAAGACCAAACGCTGCAGTTTGGGCAAGAGTAGCGTCTCCCTCACCTTGGATGATGATGGAGCTGATGCAAAAGTACCAGTTAGCCCATCACCAGCTCCAAAAAGTTTGCCGTCCTCTCCATCTAAAAAGAAAAGCTCATCAGGAAGAAGCAGCGGTCCAGATTCTCCGACCAAAAGGCCCGTTCCTCCAGAGGTTCGCCGGCTGATTGTCAATAAAAATGCAGGGGAGACCTTGCTGCAACGTGCTGCGCGCTTGGGCTATCAG GACGTAGTCCAGTATTGTCTCGAAAAGGACATCCGGGAGGTCAATCGGCGTGATAATGCCGGTTACACAGCTCTCCATGAGGCGTCCTCCCGGGGCTGGACTcagattgtccagatgctgctGAACAATGGTGCAGATGTCAATTGTAGTGCTCAGGATGGAACACG CCCACTTCACGATGCAGTAGCAAGTGATAACTTACCAATAGTCTGGTTGCTTCTGAACCACGGTGCAGACCCAACTCTGGCAACCTACTCTGGACATACACCAGTCAAATTGGCACATAGTGCAAGCATGAAGAAATTCCTCACAG aATATTTCACAGACCTGGAAGGCCGCAATGAACAGGATCCTAGTTTACCCTGGGATTTCTACAGCAGCTCGCTGTTCG AGACTGACCAGGAGCCGTGCTGGGACTTCCTGCTGTCTGAGCAGAACCAGGAGTTGGAGGAGAATGTAACGGGGAAGACCGAGCAAGAGTCGGACAAAGATTGTCTTATGTTCGAGTTCTCCTCTGAGCCTCTGCTACCCTGCTATCACGTGCAGGTGTCATTAACACAGGG tttttgcaacTGGTTCCTGCTGATGGATGTCCTGAAGCGCCTGAAGATGTCTGCGCGGATTTTCCGGGCACGGTATCCGCACTTGGAGGTGGTGAGTTTGTCGCACGCTGAGCTCTGGAGGCAGGTATCGGTCAGCCAGGTGAGCTCCGCTTTGGCTTCTCCCTACAAAAGCAAAACtaaggaggaagagaaagaagaggacgAAGACGGACTTGTGGATCTGGTGCGTTGTGTACCGGAGCTCCAGAGACTACTGGGTTCCTCGATTCACATCCTACaagaggacgaggaggaggaagaggaagaggaagaggcagTGACAAACACAGGGAAGCCTCACAGCCGATAG